ACAGGGAATTAGCCGATCATATTTCAATTAATGGATTGCAGGGGACTGCTAACCGCTATTTCGAAGATTTTATGGATTATACTCCCATGTCAAAACCATGGAATGTTTGCCGTTTCATTCGCTCCCTTATCGAAGATCTTTCGCCGGAACTCATTATAGAACCTGTGATAGATGACCGGATGCATGTCGTATCGTGGATTGGCAATAAAGAATATTCAAATAAAATTGAAGCAGGGTTAATGCTAAAAGATGATTATTGGTATCGTTTTCTTTTTGTCGATGGGGGAGATTGCACTTGTCAGAACGATAAGATGAAAAAGGATATTCTGAATTCTCATACCTATTTTCGATGGCAAAAATATGGAAGTTTATATGGCATTAGCCGGTATTCTATGGTTTTTCTTTCCGGAGGGGATGGCTCTGCTCATGATGTTTTCCTTCGGATATTTCGCACCATGTATGCCCGTATGGTAGAAATTTCGCTTATACAACGTGCTTCTATCCTTAAATTTTCTGATGAAGTAACCCACCTGAGTGGGTTAAAGGAGATCAAATCTTCTGAATTG
The sequence above is a segment of the Lentimicrobiaceae bacterium genome. Coding sequences within it:
- a CDS encoding CorA family divalent cation transporter — translated: RELADHISINGLQGTANRYFEDFMDYTPMSKPWNVCRFIRSLIEDLSPELIIEPVIDDRMHVVSWIGNKEYSNKIEAGLMLKDDYWYRFLFVDGGDCTCQNDKMKKDILNSHTYFRWQKYGSLYGISRYSMVFLSGGDGSAHDVFLRIFRTMYARMVEISLIQRASILKFSDEVTHLSGLKEIKSSELAELISDFYREYIRFVNQIYFREITAQEQGIEMYDLIQKRMKIEEQVKDLDNEIGELHHYATLLDNKEQNRRMTAITILGAIFLPATLLVGLFGINTMPENIPEYLFGGDFYWPFWISIAIIIVMTGTVIWIINKRWKLDIREFFKTTKTI